From the genome of bacterium HR17, one region includes:
- the hag_2 gene encoding Flagellin, which translates to MRITPSILARQAVAHINQNADAINASLEQLGTGRRIRRASDDPTGTVLALRLQRDIVVTDDDRQRVEQALPYLQAMDSALNQAIAILQRARALVLQASNDTLTSDQRTAIAKEMEALRSELVQVANARIGDRYLFAGTNILTKPFVTDLVGNVVYQGNNDQMQVALGNDETVPVTASGASVFQAGEDVFAVLKDAIAAMNAGDTETLRTTLLNRLDAGVQQILNAAASFGAQANRSERTIDTLQQQGQSFRIALSPVLDADIADAIATYQLRQTTLQATLFAASRILPLSLVDFMA; encoded by the coding sequence ATGCGCATCACGCCGTCCATCTTAGCCCGCCAAGCCGTCGCGCATATCAACCAAAACGCCGATGCCATCAACGCCAGTTTGGAACAGCTGGGGACAGGGCGGCGCATCCGCCGCGCTTCCGACGACCCGACAGGCACAGTGTTGGCACTGCGCCTGCAACGCGACATCGTCGTCACCGATGACGACCGCCAGCGGGTGGAGCAAGCCCTGCCTTATCTGCAAGCGATGGATTCCGCTTTGAACCAAGCCATCGCCATCTTGCAACGGGCACGGGCGTTGGTGCTGCAAGCCAGCAACGACACGCTGACAAGTGACCAACGCACCGCCATCGCCAAAGAAATGGAGGCTTTGCGCAGCGAACTGGTGCAAGTTGCCAACGCCCGCATCGGTGACCGCTACCTGTTTGCAGGGACAAACATTTTGACCAAACCCTTCGTCACCGACTTAGTGGGCAATGTCGTCTATCAGGGCAACAACGACCAAATGCAAGTCGCGCTGGGCAATGACGAGACCGTGCCCGTTACCGCTTCGGGGGCATCGGTGTTTCAAGCGGGCGAAGATGTGTTTGCCGTGCTGAAAGATGCCATCGCGGCGATGAACGCGGGCGACACGGAGACTTTGCGCACGACCCTTTTAAATCGCTTGGACGCCGGCGTGCAACAAATCCTCAACGCCGCCGCCAGTTTTGGGGCGCAAGCCAACCGCAGTGAGCGCACCATTGATACCTTGCAACAACAAGGACAATCCTTCCGCATCGCCCTTTCGCCCGTGCTGGACGCTGACATCGCCGACGCCATCGCCACTTACCAATTGCGTCAGACGACACTCCAAGCGACCCTTTTCGCCGCCAGCCGCATCTTGCCCCTCAGCCTCGTAGACTTCATGGCGTAA
- the flgK gene encoding Flagellar hook-associated protein 1, translated as MALSIALQAALQSLLAHQTALAVAAHNTANAQNPDYTRQIARLKAALPVPEPSLKEGMSFGQLGTGVTVGEIARQYDALLATSLRLADSRVGYYETLVNGLERVEALVGEPTDSGISALLNQFFEAWRDLAANPENMGARSLVLERARSLLNRFNTLQAQLSHERDLSLTQMQEEVNHINRLLEQVARLNGQIVAAKTAGLQPNDLMDERDAVLRDIARLLPIQVSEQPSGSVMVLAGGHELVNATRFRPVRLTFDADGKPIVVLNDTNDLVPLGDGVLGALQEFSHSVVQSLRDQLQRLVDALANAVNALHQTGFGLDNTTGVPFFVLVDGKWQVNPTLLSDPRKVAASQTGAVGDGRVAAAIADIADTPLPDLSGQTVMAAYTNVVGAFAAKTNGAQNALSAFQQARQFLLDRRDSVSGVSIDEEMVDLMRFQQAYIAAARVIQVVDNLVNDLLTNLVR; from the coding sequence ATGGCGCTTTCTATCGCGCTGCAAGCGGCATTGCAATCGTTGTTAGCACATCAAACCGCCCTCGCCGTCGCCGCTCACAACACCGCTAACGCCCAAAATCCCGACTACACCCGCCAGATTGCCCGCTTGAAAGCCGCTCTCCCTGTCCCCGAGCCGAGCCTAAAAGAAGGTATGTCCTTTGGACAACTGGGCACGGGAGTGACAGTCGGTGAGATCGCCCGCCAATACGACGCCCTTTTAGCGACTTCGCTCCGTCTCGCCGACAGCCGTGTCGGCTACTACGAAACACTTGTCAACGGGTTGGAGCGTGTGGAAGCGCTCGTCGGGGAGCCAACAGACAGCGGTATCTCAGCGTTGCTCAACCAGTTTTTTGAAGCGTGGCGAGATTTAGCCGCCAACCCCGAAAACATGGGGGCGCGGTCGCTCGTCTTAGAGCGCGCCCGGTCGCTCCTCAACCGCTTCAATACTTTGCAAGCGCAACTGTCCCACGAACGGGATTTGAGCCTGACCCAAATGCAGGAAGAGGTCAACCACATCAACCGGTTGCTGGAGCAAGTAGCACGGCTCAACGGGCAAATCGTCGCCGCCAAAACCGCTGGCTTGCAGCCCAACGATTTGATGGACGAGCGCGATGCCGTTTTGCGCGATATCGCTCGTCTCTTGCCCATTCAAGTCAGCGAGCAACCCAGCGGCAGCGTCATGGTGCTGGCAGGCGGGCACGAGTTGGTCAATGCCACGCGTTTTCGTCCCGTGCGCTTGACCTTTGACGCCGATGGCAAACCGATCGTCGTCCTCAACGACACGAACGACCTTGTGCCGCTGGGCGATGGTGTGTTAGGAGCGCTGCAGGAGTTCAGCCATTCCGTCGTGCAAAGTTTGCGCGACCAACTGCAACGCCTCGTGGACGCCCTCGCTAACGCTGTCAACGCCCTGCATCAAACGGGCTTTGGCTTGGACAACACGACGGGCGTCCCGTTTTTCGTGCTAGTAGATGGCAAATGGCAAGTAAACCCTACTCTGTTGAGCGACCCGCGCAAAGTCGCCGCCTCGCAAACGGGCGCTGTCGGAGACGGGCGCGTTGCCGCGGCTATTGCCGACATCGCCGACACGCCCTTACCCGACTTGAGCGGGCAAACGGTAATGGCGGCTTACACGAATGTGGTCGGTGCCTTCGCCGCCAAAACTAACGGGGCACAAAACGCGCTAAGCGCTTTTCAGCAAGCCCGCCAGTTTTTGCTGGATCGCCGCGACAGCGTTTCGGGTGTGTCCATTGACGAAGAAATGGTGGACTTGATGCGGTTTCAGCAAGCCTACATCGCCGCTGCCCGCGTCATCCAAGTCGTGGACAATCTCGTCAACGACTTGCTGACCAACTTGGTGCGGTGA